A genome region from Clostridium pasteurianum includes the following:
- the essC gene encoding type VII secretion protein EssC has protein sequence MPEKQNGQYWISEKSKNGYGQDVISVEGFQEKWFLVSNKNVFVTDENDEKVMRMALEPMQFYNICFSESKERALIYSEPVTADRKHFKKFIIHKNTKLVVGRSDDCDIIFENEFVSSHHAEINISEKSISIKDLNSSNGTFVNGFRVEQDKLNPGDVIYILGLKIIVGKGFLALNNPDSLVKQNGNVLKIFVKQKVEAAEEDLEAESNMDLFYRSPRFKRDIERKVIRIDSPPAIGDGDEMPLMLILGPSLAMGMASFFTGIMALQNVMSNHGSIMTAVPTLVMSLSMLVGTVLFPILSKKYETRRRNKKEKIRCQKYRAYLKKVEGKIVEECIRQSKILHENNITLDECISRIKLKQRNLWERTYEHNDFLSVRLGIGSIPIYADIKYSEKSFSVEEDVLKDEMYKMADKPKMLEQVPITISFHEKWISGIIGDRNRVIELVKGIIVQLTAFHSYDELKFVFIYDKSEEKVWNFARWLPYTWNQGKTIRFIAEDSNEAKELSLYLLSEFNRRKAMGKEKSLEQMGPYYMVFSISRELSKKSEIVNTILESKDNYGFALITLYDELKNLPKECRTVIELGEREGKIYDKSDISGKHLDFQPDIFLRQSIDDIAVDLANIKLDSLDASYSLPKMLTFLDMYGVSKIEHLNSLTRWKKNDPTVSLEVPLGVDTRGEAFKIDLHERYHGPHGLIAGMTGSGKSELIMTLILSLAVNYHPYEVAFILIDYKGGGMANVFTKLPHLAGTITNLDGAAVKRSLVSIQSELKRRQAIFSETGKKLNLSNIDIYKYQKLFREKKVTEPLQHLFIISDEFAELKTQQPDFMNELVSAARIGRSLGVHLILATQKPSGVVDDQIWSNTRFRICLKVQEKEDSMDVIKRPDAAELSVTGRFYMQVGFNEFFELGQSAWGGAPYYPSEQIEEKSYDRVSVIDDLGHTIREAKIANKAHTVKHPPKQIDEINNYLVKLAEEENIKVRPLWLPPIPEVICIDDTAKKYKINKNEKCILSPVVGEIDDPARQRQLPLVLPITEEGNVVIYGSAGNGKTTFLTTLIYALMKDHSPDELNLYILDFSAETLKAFSKAPHVGDVVLSHESEKINNLIKMLTKGIEVRKKTLSEYGGDYVSYNTKGNGSMQSIVVIIHNFAAFSEMYADFEENISYLTREGTKYGIYFVITAAGASAVRYRILQNFKQLYVLQLNDSVDYSGILGNVGGVYPSKYRGRGIFKKDNVYEFQTAIVGNSPDNIFEFVRNYCKVYAEAWKGKSAKKIPILPEKVDISYLRDDILNGDYDKIPVGVQKNNFKTVYFNFYDNYINFVFSSGNENAGFLQGLAEIFVLKGVNEVIVLDPVDMFNDIKGTQYKYVKAEELEKNVVYLFNTLVYRNNTYKDAKEKGEKLPNFNRIICIVNSMSSLISNLSDDGKDKLNVLLDKGEAEYNVNFIISDAIGNINSYSIQNWYKCLALNDGIWIGDGIGNQYQLKISNVNKDMYKSIGDDFGYVISKGKPKLAKLLLSTNYEGDDIYG, from the coding sequence TTGCCAGAAAAGCAGAACGGACAATATTGGATAAGTGAAAAAAGTAAAAATGGTTATGGACAGGATGTAATTAGTGTTGAAGGTTTTCAGGAAAAATGGTTTTTAGTTTCAAATAAAAATGTGTTTGTAACGGACGAAAATGATGAAAAAGTTATGAGAATGGCTTTAGAGCCAATGCAATTTTACAATATATGTTTTTCAGAATCAAAGGAAAGAGCACTTATATATTCAGAACCCGTTACAGCGGATAGAAAGCATTTTAAAAAGTTTATTATACATAAAAATACTAAGCTTGTAGTTGGTAGAAGTGATGATTGTGATATTATATTTGAAAATGAATTTGTATCTTCACATCATGCTGAAATTAATATATCAGAAAAAAGTATTAGTATAAAGGATTTAAATAGTTCTAATGGAACCTTCGTAAATGGTTTTAGGGTGGAACAGGATAAATTAAACCCAGGTGATGTCATATACATTTTGGGACTTAAGATTATAGTGGGAAAAGGTTTCTTAGCTTTAAACAATCCGGATTCTTTAGTTAAGCAAAATGGTAATGTACTAAAGATATTTGTAAAGCAGAAGGTTGAAGCAGCAGAAGAAGATTTAGAAGCAGAAAGTAACATGGATTTATTTTATCGTTCTCCGAGATTTAAAAGAGATATAGAAAGAAAAGTTATAAGGATAGATTCTCCTCCAGCTATTGGAGATGGAGATGAAATGCCACTTATGCTTATATTAGGACCCTCTTTAGCTATGGGTATGGCATCATTTTTTACAGGTATTATGGCACTGCAAAATGTCATGAGTAATCATGGAAGTATAATGACGGCTGTTCCAACTTTAGTAATGTCACTTAGTATGCTTGTGGGAACAGTTTTATTTCCTATTCTATCAAAAAAGTATGAGACAAGAAGACGTAATAAAAAGGAAAAAATACGATGCCAAAAATATAGAGCATATCTTAAGAAGGTAGAAGGAAAAATAGTTGAAGAATGCATTAGACAAAGCAAAATACTTCATGAAAATAATATAACCTTAGATGAATGTATAAGTAGAATAAAGCTAAAACAGAGGAACCTATGGGAAAGAACTTATGAACATAATGATTTTTTAAGTGTAAGGCTTGGAATTGGAAGCATTCCCATTTATGCGGATATAAAATATTCAGAGAAAAGTTTTTCAGTTGAAGAAGATGTTCTTAAGGATGAAATGTACAAAATGGCGGATAAGCCTAAAATGCTAGAGCAGGTTCCTATAACTATTTCTTTTCATGAAAAATGGATATCTGGGATAATTGGTGATAGAAACAGGGTTATAGAGCTTGTAAAGGGCATTATAGTACAGCTTACAGCCTTTCACAGTTATGATGAACTAAAGTTTGTATTTATATATGACAAAAGTGAAGAGAAAGTATGGAATTTTGCAAGATGGCTTCCATACACCTGGAATCAAGGTAAAACAATTAGATTTATAGCTGAAGATTCCAATGAGGCCAAGGAACTTTCTTTATATCTATTAAGTGAATTTAATAGAAGAAAAGCCATGGGTAAGGAAAAAAGCCTTGAACAAATGGGACCATATTACATGGTGTTTTCAATAAGTAGGGAGCTATCTAAAAAATCTGAAATTGTAAATACCATACTTGAGAGTAAAGATAATTATGGTTTTGCTTTAATAACTCTTTATGATGAACTTAAAAATTTGCCTAAAGAATGCAGAACGGTTATAGAACTTGGAGAGCGCGAAGGTAAAATATATGATAAAAGCGATATAAGCGGTAAACATCTTGATTTTCAGCCGGATATTTTCTTAAGACAAAGCATAGATGATATAGCAGTTGATCTGGCAAATATAAAGCTTGATTCCTTAGATGCTTCTTATAGCTTGCCTAAAATGCTTACTTTTTTGGATATGTACGGTGTATCTAAAATTGAACATTTGAATTCTTTAACCAGGTGGAAGAAAAATGATCCAACGGTATCTCTAGAGGTTCCTTTAGGCGTTGATACAAGAGGAGAAGCGTTTAAAATTGATTTGCATGAAAGGTATCATGGCCCTCATGGATTAATTGCAGGAATGACAGGTTCAGGTAAAAGTGAACTTATAATGACTTTGATTCTTTCTTTGGCTGTAAATTATCATCCATATGAAGTTGCCTTTATTCTCATAGACTATAAGGGCGGAGGAATGGCAAATGTTTTTACAAAGCTTCCACATTTAGCGGGAACAATAACAAATTTGGATGGTGCAGCGGTAAAGCGTTCGCTTGTTTCAATACAGAGCGAGTTGAAACGTAGACAGGCTATCTTTAGTGAAACAGGGAAGAAATTAAATTTAAGTAACATTGATATTTATAAGTATCAAAAACTTTTTAGAGAAAAAAAGGTAACTGAGCCTTTGCAGCATTTGTTTATAATATCCGATGAGTTTGCAGAATTAAAAACACAGCAGCCTGATTTTATGAATGAACTTGTAAGTGCCGCTAGAATAGGAAGAAGTCTTGGAGTCCATCTTATACTAGCAACTCAAAAGCCATCGGGAGTAGTTGATGACCAAATATGGAGTAATACAAGATTTAGAATATGCCTTAAGGTTCAGGAAAAAGAAGATAGTATGGATGTTATAAAAAGGCCAGATGCTGCAGAATTATCTGTAACAGGAAGATTTTATATGCAGGTTGGATTTAACGAATTTTTTGAACTAGGTCAATCAGCCTGGGGAGGAGCTCCTTATTATCCATCAGAGCAGATAGAGGAGAAAAGCTATGATAGAGTTTCAGTTATAGATGATTTAGGACATACTATACGTGAAGCTAAAATAGCAAATAAGGCGCATACTGTAAAGCATCCTCCAAAGCAAATTGATGAAATAAATAATTATCTTGTGAAACTTGCGGAGGAAGAAAATATTAAAGTTAGACCTTTATGGCTTCCTCCAATACCAGAAGTTATATGTATTGATGACACAGCTAAAAAGTACAAAATAAATAAAAATGAAAAGTGCATATTAAGTCCTGTTGTTGGTGAAATTGATGATCCTGCAAGACAGAGACAGCTGCCTTTAGTACTTCCTATTACGGAAGAGGGAAATGTAGTCATTTATGGTTCTGCTGGTAATGGAAAAACTACTTTCTTAACTACACTAATTTATGCGCTTATGAAGGATCACTCGCCAGATGAACTTAATCTCTATATCCTTGACTTTTCGGCAGAGACACTTAAGGCATTTTCAAAAGCTCCTCATGTTGGTGATGTTGTTTTATCCCATGAGAGTGAAAAGATAAACAACCTTATTAAAATGCTGACTAAGGGAATAGAAGTTAGAAAAAAGACACTTTCAGAGTATGGAGGAGATTATGTTTCATATAACACTAAAGGAAATGGAAGTATGCAGTCTATAGTTGTTATAATTCACAATTTTGCAGCCTTTAGTGAAATGTATGCAGACTTTGAAGAAAATATTTCATATTTAACTCGTGAAGGAACAAAGTATGGTATTTATTTTGTTATTACAGCAGCAGGTGCAAGTGCTGTTAGGTATAGGATTTTACAGAACTTTAAGCAGCTTTATGTACTTCAATTAAATGACTCTGTAGATTATTCAGGGATACTTGGAAATGTAGGAGGGGTATATCCTTCAAAATATAGAGGTAGAGGAATTTTCAAAAAGGACAATGTGTATGAATTCCAAACTGCAATTGTAGGAAATAGTCCAGATAATATATTTGAATTTGTAAGAAATTATTGTAAGGTATACGCTGAAGCCTGGAAAGGGAAATCAGCTAAAAAAATTCCTATACTACCAGAGAAGGTTGATATTTCTTATTTAAGAGATGACATATTAAATGGAGATTATGACAAGATACCTGTTGGAGTGCAGAAGAATAATTTTAAGACAGTTTATTTCAACTTTTATGATAACTACATAAACTTTGTGTTCTCTTCAGGAAATGAAAATGCAGGTTTCTTGCAGGGATTAGCTGAAATTTTTGTGCTTAAAGGTGTAAATGAAGTAATTGTATTAGATCCAGTAGATATGTTTAATGATATAAAAGGTACACAGTATAAATATGTAAAAGCAGAAGAATTAGAGAAAAATGTTGTTTACTTATTTAATACTTTAGTATATAGAAACAATACGTATAAAGATGCAAAGGAAAAAGGAGAGAAGCTTCCTAATTTTAACAGGATTATTTGTATAGTAAATTCTATGTCAAGTCTTATAAGTAATCTTTCAGATGATGGAAAAGACAAATTGAATGTCCTTTTAGACAAGGGAGAGGCTGAGTACAATGTGAATTTCATTATTTCCGATGCTATTGGAAATATAAATTCCTATTCAATTCAAAATTGGTATAAGTGCCTTGCACTAAATGATGGAATTTGGATTGGAGATGGAATAGGTAACCAGTATCAACTCAAGATTTCAAACGTAAATAAAGATATGTACAAGAGTATAGGGGATGATTTTGGTTACGTAATTTCAAAGGGTAAGCCCAAACTTGCAAAACTATTGTTATCTACAAATTATGAGGGGGATGATATATATGGATAA
- a CDS encoding pore-forming ESAT-6 family protein, with protein MASDGIKISFAEVSKTASSIRNLNQSLTSELEDMKREVNGLNGTWQSDAGNTIRDKFNALAPKFDDYRRVVDSYARFLDSVVENYTQMEASINNNASAFR; from the coding sequence ATGGCTTCAGATGGAATAAAGATATCTTTTGCAGAGGTTTCAAAGACAGCGTCAAGTATAAGAAATTTAAATCAAAGTTTGACATCAGAACTTGAAGACATGAAAAGAGAAGTAAATGGTTTAAATGGAACATGGCAGAGTGATGCTGGAAACACAATAAGGGACAAGTTTAATGCATTAGCACCTAAATTTGATGATTACAGAAGAGTGGTAGATTCATATGCAAGATTTTTAGATAGTGTTGTTGAGAACTATACTCAAATGGAAGCTTCAATAAATAATAATGCAAGTGCATTTAGATAA
- a CDS encoding methyltransferase: MDKILVSIYVPSIGCSYDVYIPLKSKFYEIVRLVTSIIEELSEGYFIGDDDSVLCDRITGAIYNVNMSSAELGLKNGSKLMLI, encoded by the coding sequence ATGGATAAAATTTTAGTTAGTATATATGTTCCGTCAATAGGATGTAGTTATGATGTGTACATACCATTAAAAAGTAAGTTTTATGAAATTGTAAGATTAGTAACTAGCATAATCGAGGAATTATCTGAAGGCTATTTTATAGGTGATGATGATTCTGTATTATGTGATAGGATAACAGGAGCAATTTATAATGTTAATATGTCATCAGCTGAACTTGGACTTAAAAATGGTTCAAAGCTGATGCTAATATAA
- a CDS encoding WXG100 family type VII secretion target has protein sequence MGKSILVDPSKLKSASGNMDTEIAQYEKNYNQLYSEVEAMKSAWQGSDNQAYVTQIEGFREAFKAMVSVMKEYSDFLKSSSTYYSQAQEETMNAARRLTN, from the coding sequence ATGGGAAAATCTATACTTGTAGATCCATCAAAATTAAAATCAGCATCAGGCAATATGGATACAGAAATTGCACAATATGAAAAGAATTATAATCAGCTTTATAGTGAAGTTGAAGCAATGAAATCTGCATGGCAGGGTTCTGATAATCAGGCATATGTAACACAAATAGAAGGCTTTAGAGAGGCATTTAAAGCAATGGTTAGTGTAATGAAGGAGTATTCAGATTTCTTAAAGTCATCTTCAACTTATTATTCTCAGGCTCAAGAAGAGACTATGAATGCAGCAAGAAGATTAACTAACTAA